The following DNA comes from Pongo pygmaeus isolate AG05252 chromosome 9, NHGRI_mPonPyg2-v2.0_pri, whole genome shotgun sequence.
CCCAGGAGCCCTTAAAGGAGCCCCAGGGGCCCCAGACAGGAATCCCCACCCCGGTCCAGCCCGCGCCGCCGAGCGAGCAGCCTGCCGTCCGTGCGGCCGGCCGCCCCGTGCATGCGCCCCGCGCCCAGGGGGCCCGCGCAGCGAGCGCTCCGCGCGGGCTGCCGCCGGCCCCGCGGCCCCGAGCCCCGCCGCCCCGGGGCCCCGCTCCGCAGCGCAGCGCATGGAGCCCGGCGGGGACCACCGGAGCCGGAGCAGCGGCGGCAAGGGCGGCCCCGGGCCAGCAGTGGCCTCGGCACGGAGCCGACGGCTGCCGCCCGCCGGATCGAGCGGCAGCGCGGAGCCGGAGGAAGACGAAGGCGGTAAGAGCTGGGGCCGGCGGCCCAGGCGGGGGCCCCGGcgtgggggaagggagggctgCGGCTCGGGGCCCCTCTCCGCCGCCGAACAAAGCGGGGGACGCGGGCAGGGCGGTCGGGGGCGCCACCTGGTGGGCGCGGAGCGCGGCTGCAGGGCTGGCGGGGGAGCCCCCCGCCCAGCTCCCGGGGTCGGCCCGCGGGGCTCGGGCGGCTCGCCTCCCCCTTAAAGGGCCCCGCGGCCGCCCGCAGCGCCCCGCCTTGGGGGCCAGGCCCGAGGGGCCCCACGGGGCAGGGCGCCACGGAGCGAGGCTGGTGGACTTGCAGCCCCCGCCCCTTTCTTTTTCAGACTCCCAGGTTGGTCTCCCTAATCGGGCTGTCTCTTAAAAGTCCGCCCAGACCCTGGGTCCCCTTCGGGGGCTTTTCCCCAGCGGAGCTGAGCTCAGCTCCGAACTCTGCTGTTTTAAATCGGCTGCTCCTCTCGTCTCGTGGCCTTGTGAGAGACATgtaccctttttcttttctcccacatTCTCCCTAGGAAAGTGCATCGCTTGCGCCCCGGGGGCCCCCACGTCTTTTCCCACCGCGGGCAGTTTTTAAAACGATGGGTTCTCCCACAAAGGCAGACACCCCTCCGGCCGGTgcattctcccttcccttcttttcagaatttttttttgccCTAATTTGTCAGCTCTAGCGGAACCAACCAGTTCTCCTCGTTCGCTCTTAAAGGAGACTGTTTACTCATTTCCCGGCTGCAGGGTCACGCCTTAAGACCCTTGAAGGTTTCCTCCAGGCCAGGGAGACGCAGCCCGAATCTCCACGCTCCCCTCCCggtctctcccctcccagaaacgccccatctccttttgtttttaaagaacctCGGCTCCTCCCCCTTTTTCGGCTCTTAAAGGGCCAATCCACCTTAGACTAGCCTGGATCCAGCGCTGGAAGGATGCTTAGAGACCAGCCAGCTAGCCAGTGTCTTTGCAGACAAAGAAGCTCAGGCCCAGAGGGCGGACATGACCTATCAAAGGTCACAGAGCAAGTTACCAGTGAAGccagcacttgaacccaggcctaTGACTCCGAAGCCAGTGGATTTTATGGCTCtacttaaataaaaactaaaacaaacaaaaaaacttccacAAGGGCGACAGGAGCCCTTTCTGATCCTGTCTTTTGTTTTCCCAACCCTGTGATTCTCCACTGGGAGAATGACCAGAACCTGCCTGTGTGCCCAGGAGACCATTTTTCTAAATCAAGAGGGGTGGGAACTGTAGGGAGGGTAGGGGACTGCTCTGGGTGGGTGTCTGGCACAGGGAACACCATTGGGTTAGTGGGGCCTCTCCAGTGCCCAGCCCTTTTGACTGCTGGGCAGTGGCCGGCTCCCTGCCAGAGCAGCAAATAAAGCCCCAGAAGGACTTAATGGGCTTCAGTGGATGGTGGCCACTCCCTGCCGCAGTGTCATTAGTTGCCACTCTGGTGGCCCTGCTGCCATCCCTTTACAGGGTCATTGGCTCCTCCAGAATCTGGAGAAGTTTCagtctcagaaactcctttcccTGGAGATGTTGGCAGCTTTGTCTTGGGGATCCCTCCCATGTGGGGGCCTAGATTTGGGGAACTGAGAGTGTCTAGCCCATCCCCAAAATGGGAGTCTCAGGAAGCTGTATTTGAAGCATTACTGGAAAAAGGGAGAAGACCTGTGGGTGGGGCCCTCCTGGCGGGGGCCCCAGGCGGGTGGGTCCCGTGTGCAGCCCTGGCTGCAGACAGATGCCCCCTTTGTTTGTCTGGCCCCACTGCCTGCTCTGCTCCGGCTGGAACCGCCCTGGCCTGCTGCTCTCCTGGCTTTCTCCCTACGGCTCTTGTCCAGAAAGGGCACCTTACAGAGCTGGTTGGCTCCTTGGCCCtcaccttattttttaaaaagtcagagctATTTCCACAGTGCCCTGCGTCCTTTTGTTCTTGATCTCCTCTTAAAGGGTCCTTGCCCTTTGTAAAGGGCTAATGTTTTGGCTCCCGCTTCTCCTACCATCCCTTTTATTGCTCTTAacaccccctcccccagctccctttCTCAGGGCTCACCATTGAAGCCCTCGCCTCTTTCCCTGGAAATCAGAGATTGAAAAACTGtctccctttccccttcttcAGGGCAAGATCTTCAGCTGGAAGGGGGTGCCTTGGGGTCCTGGGGGAGTGCCCCCCTGCCCTCCTCCAGGGCCAGGGGACCAGCATCTTCAGGCAGGAAATATTCAGACCACTGTGAGGCCCGGGCCTCCAGGCCTGGAAAGAGCCGCATCCCTGGCCGTGACCACCGGCGCTACTACCACGACCACTGGCGGCTGGAGTACCTGATGGACTTCAACCCTGCCCGGCACGGCATGGTGTGCATGGTGTGCGGCAGCTCCCTGGCCACCCTCAAGCTCAGCACCATCAAGCGCCACATCCGCCAAAAGCACCCCTACTCCTTGCATTGGAGTCCCCGGGAGAAGGAAGTCATCAGCAACAGCTGGGATGCACACCTGGGGCTGGGGGCCTGCGGAGAGGCCGAGGGCCTGGGGGTCCagggggctgaggaggaggaggaggaggaagaagaggaggaggaggaggggcccgGTGTCCCAGCTTGCCCGCCCAAGGGCCCAGGTAATGCAAATGCAGCTTCTGTACAGGCAGGGGCCTGGGTGGCCAGTGGGGCACAGTGGGCCAGCTGCTCTGCCAAGGAGCTGGTGTTCTTGAGCAAGGCACTGCTCCTCCTCTGGGTGGGGTCTGTTTATTGCCCTTATTATACAAAGGTGGGGGAAGGACAGTGGGGTGAGAGGGTCTCTGATGTCCACGGCAGCTTGTACATTCTGTGGTTTTTGAAGTATCAAGGAGAGAGGTCGGGTGACAGGCAGTGGAAAGGCTTGGAGTGGGGAGGCCTGGCTGGGGTGggtgagggaagggggagggtgcTGGAGAGGTGTGGGCTGACGGTGAAGGCCAGGGACAGGGCTAGACTCCAGTCTGGGGGAGGTGTGGGTGGTGCTTGAAGTGCTAGCAGAGGACGGTTTAGGGAGGTTTAGGGAGTTAGGATttcaggagagaggaagagaagggcaAAGGTTAGGCCTGGGGCCCAAGTGAGTGAGAGGCTTGTGGGAGAACTGGCTGTAGTGGGTGTGCTCCCGTGGGGCCAGCGTCTCAGTTCCTTCCCTCCAACCCTTTCAGGCAAAGCCCCAGCTGGTGGGGGCTGCCGGCGCCAGCGGCGAGGGGGCCCAGTGGCACCCCGGGCTCGGCGTCTGCGCCTCTCAGCCTCCCGGAGGGCCGGgggcagcagggggctgggggcccGGCGCCTGGAGAGGAGGCTGAAGGAGTCCCTGCAGAACTGGTTCCGGGCCGAGTGTCTCATGGACTATGACCCGCGGGGGAACCGGCTGGTGTGCATGGCCTGTGGCCGGGCACTGCCCAGCCTGCACCTGGACGACATCCGTGCCCACGTGCTGGAGGTGCACCCTGGCTCCCTGGGGCTCAGCGGCCCCCAGCGCAGTGCCCTGCTGCAGGCCTGGGGGGGCCAGCCCGAGGCGCTATCAGAGCTCACCCAGTCCCCACCAGGTGCGAGGCGCATCCCAGGCTGAGACCCCCTCATATTGGGGCTCTGAAGTGGGGTCTGTGGCCAAAACTGGGAGGCAGGGACTTAGGGCTGAGGGCTGAAGGCCAGGAGCTGGCGCTCCACACACATATACTCCCCCTTCCCCCAGACAGAGACAGACTGGGGCCTCTAGCTTGGGGCTG
Coding sequences within:
- the ZFTA gene encoding zinc finger translocation-associated protein isoform X1; translated protein: MEPGGDHRSRSSGGKGGPGPAVASARSRRLPPAGSSGSAEPEEDEGGQDLQLEGGALGSWGSAPLPSSRARGPASSGRKYSDHCEARASRPGKSRIPGRDHRRYYHDHWRLEYLMDFNPARHGMVCMVCGSSLATLKLSTIKRHIRQKHPYSLHWSPREKEVISNSWDAHLGLGACGEAEGLGVQGAEEEEEEEEEEEEEGPGVPACPPKGPGKAPAGGGCRRQRRGGPVAPRARRLRLSASRRAGGSRGLGARRLERRLKESLQNWFRAECLMDYDPRGNRLVCMACGRALPSLHLDDIRAHVLEVHPGSLGLSGPQRSALLQAWGGQPEALSELTQSPPGDDLAPQDLTGKSRDSASAAGAPSSQDLSPPDVKEEAGWVPERPGPAEEEEELEEGEGERAGVPGRSPRGRAHRRHPQERWRLEYLMELDGGRRGLVCGVCGGALASLKMSTIERHIRRRHPGSTRLGGPVQALIAREWSEKAAHLLALGLPQPESPQGPGTAAASEERGGDEEEEPEEEEEEWGDVPLSPGAPLERPAEEEEDEEDGQEPRGLALPPPPPPPPPPPRSREQRRNYQPRWRGEYLMDYDGSRRGLVCMVCGGALATLKVSTIKRHILQVHPFSMDFTPEERQTILEAYEEAALRCYGHEGFGPPAPAPRDGGADLKSGAVCRA